One window of Fusobacterium polymorphum genomic DNA carries:
- the hisS gene encoding histidine--tRNA ligase — MELIRKPKGTKDIIGEDAVKYIYISNVTQKMFENYGYKFAKTPIFEETELFKRGIGEATDVVEKEMYTFKDKGDRSITLRPENTASMVRCYLENSIYAKEDISRFYYNGSMFRYERPQAGRQREFNQIGVEVFGEKSPILDAEVIAMGYNWLAKLGVTDLEVKINSVGSKGSRTIYREKLVEHFKSHLDDMCEDCKDRINRNPLRLLDCKVDGEKDFYKSAPSIIDYLFEDERKHYEEVKKYLTIFGIKYTEDPTLVRGLDYYSSTVFEIVTNKLGSQGTVLGGGRYDNLLKELGDKDIPAFGFAAGVERVMMLVDEYPKDVPDIYIAWLGDSTVETAMKIAEDLRKNDIKVYVDYSSKGMKAHMKKADKLETKYCIILGEDELNKGIVLLKDFSTREQKEVKIEEIINYIK; from the coding sequence ATGGAATTAATAAGAAAACCAAAAGGAACAAAAGATATTATTGGTGAAGATGCAGTAAAATATATTTATATTTCAAATGTAACTCAGAAGATGTTTGAGAATTATGGTTATAAGTTTGCTAAAACTCCAATTTTTGAAGAAACTGAATTATTTAAAAGAGGTATAGGTGAAGCAACAGATGTTGTTGAAAAAGAAATGTACACTTTTAAAGATAAAGGAGACAGATCAATAACTCTAAGACCTGAAAACACAGCTTCAATGGTTAGATGTTATCTTGAGAACTCAATTTATGCTAAAGAAGACATCAGTAGATTCTACTACAATGGTTCAATGTTTAGATATGAAAGACCACAAGCTGGTAGACAAAGAGAATTTAATCAAATAGGAGTAGAAGTATTTGGTGAAAAATCTCCTATACTTGATGCTGAAGTTATAGCTATGGGATATAATTGGCTTGCTAAACTAGGTGTTACAGATCTAGAAGTTAAAATAAATTCAGTAGGTTCTAAGGGTTCTCGTACTATTTACAGAGAAAAATTGGTTGAACACTTTAAATCTCATTTAGATGACATGTGTGAAGATTGTAAAGATAGAATTAATAGAAACCCTTTAAGACTTTTAGATTGTAAAGTTGATGGGGAAAAAGATTTCTACAAATCTGCTCCAAGTATAATAGATTATCTTTTTGAAGATGAAAGAAAACACTATGAAGAAGTTAAAAAATATCTAACAATTTTTGGAATAAAATATACAGAAGACCCAACTCTTGTTAGAGGACTTGATTATTATTCAAGTACAGTTTTTGAAATTGTAACTAATAAACTTGGTTCACAAGGAACAGTTTTAGGTGGTGGAAGATATGATAATCTTCTAAAAGAATTAGGAGATAAAGATATTCCTGCTTTTGGTTTTGCTGCTGGAGTTGAAAGAGTTATGATGCTTGTTGATGAATATCCTAAAGATGTTCCAGATATCTACATTGCTTGGCTTGGAGACTCTACAGTTGAAACTGCTATGAAGATTGCAGAAGATTTGAGAAAAAATGATATAAAAGTTTATGTAGATTATTCTTCTAAGGGAATGAAAGCTCATATGAAAAAGGCTGATAAATTAGAAACTAAATATTGTATTATTCTTGGTGAAGATGAACTTAATAAAGGTATAGTATTATTAAAAGATTTTTCTACAAGAGAACAAAAAGAAGTAAAAATTGAAGAGATTATAAATTATATTAAATAG
- a CDS encoding replication-associated recombination protein A, whose protein sequence is MNLFQKNYKNVEPLAYKLRPKSLEDFVGQEKLLGKDGVIRRLILNSTLSNSIFYGPPGCGKSSLGEIISNTLDCNFEKLNATTASVSDIRNVVETARRNIELYNKRTILFLDEIHRFNKNQQDALLSYTEDGTLTLIGATTENPYYNINNALLSRVMVFEFKALTNDDISKLIDKGLNFLNISMSDKIKEIIIDISQGDSRIALNYVEMYNNIHSQMSEDEIFSIFKERQVSFDKKQDKYDMISAFIKSIRGSDPDAAVYWLARLLDGGEDPKYMARRLFIEASEDIGMANSEALLVANAAMNACERIGMPEVRIILAHATIYLAISSKSNSVYEAIDGALADIKKGEVQEVPMNICHDNVGYKYPHNYTDNFVKQKYMNKKKKYYKPSNNKNEKLIAEKLNKLWNE, encoded by the coding sequence ATGAATTTATTTCAAAAAAATTATAAAAATGTTGAACCTCTTGCATATAAATTACGACCCAAAAGTTTAGAAGATTTTGTAGGTCAAGAAAAACTTTTAGGAAAAGATGGAGTGATTAGAAGACTTATTTTAAACTCTACTCTATCAAATTCTATTTTTTATGGACCTCCTGGTTGTGGAAAAAGCAGTTTAGGAGAAATTATTTCTAATACTTTAGATTGTAATTTTGAAAAATTAAATGCTACTACTGCAAGTGTTTCAGATATAAGAAATGTAGTTGAAACAGCTAGAAGAAATATAGAGCTCTACAATAAAAGGACTATATTATTTTTAGATGAAATTCATAGATTTAATAAAAATCAACAAGATGCCTTACTTTCTTATACAGAAGATGGAACACTTACTCTTATAGGGGCAACAACAGAAAATCCTTATTACAATATAAATAATGCCTTACTTTCAAGAGTTATGGTTTTTGAATTTAAAGCTCTTACTAATGATGATATTTCAAAGTTGATTGATAAAGGATTAAATTTTTTAAATATAAGTATGAGTGATAAAATAAAAGAAATAATTATTGATATATCACAAGGAGATTCAAGAATAGCCTTAAATTATGTTGAGATGTATAATAATATACATTCTCAAATGTCTGAAGATGAAATATTTTCTATTTTTAAAGAAAGACAAGTTTCTTTTGATAAAAAGCAAGATAAGTATGATATGATTTCTGCCTTTATAAAATCTATTAGGGGAAGTGACCCTGATGCAGCAGTGTACTGGCTTGCTAGGCTTTTAGATGGTGGAGAAGACCCAAAATATATGGCAAGAAGACTATTTATTGAGGCAAGTGAAGATATAGGAATGGCAAATTCAGAAGCACTTTTAGTTGCAAATGCAGCTATGAATGCCTGTGAAAGAATAGGTATGCCAGAAGTTAGGATAATACTGGCTCATGCTACTATATATCTTGCAATTTCTTCTAAGTCAAATTCTGTTTATGAAGCGATAGATGGAGCATTGGCTGATATTAAAAAGGGAGAAGTCCAAGAAGTTCCAATGAATATTTGTCATGATAATGTAGGATATAAATATCCTCATAACTATACTGATAATTTTGTTAAACAAAAATATATGAATAAGAAGAAAAAGTATTACAAACCTAGTAACAATAAAAATGAAAAATTGATAGCTGAGAAATTGAATAAGCTATGGAATGAATAG